A genome region from Actinobacillus arthritidis includes the following:
- the rpoZ gene encoding DNA-directed RNA polymerase subunit omega, with protein MARVTVQEATDKIGNRFDLILTAARRARQLQLHVREPLVPEENDKPTVIALREIEKGLINSQIMDQLENNDAIQQEVAEQEAISFLADVQANA; from the coding sequence GTACAAGAAGCGACAGATAAAATCGGCAACCGTTTCGACTTAATTTTGACCGCGGCACGCCGTGCAAGACAATTACAACTTCACGTTCGTGAACCACTTGTGCCTGAAGAAAATGATAAGCCAACGGTTATCGCATTACGTGAAATCGAAAAAGGTTTAATCAATAGTCAGATCATGGATCAATTAGAAAACAATGATGCGATCCAACAAGAAGTTGCTGAACAAGAAGCGATCTCTTTCTTAGCAGATGTTCAAGCTAACGCTTAA